One Oscillospiraceae bacterium genomic region harbors:
- a CDS encoding helix-turn-helix transcriptional regulator: protein MPNEDFPLRVDGVTAGWAAERRPEDVIPAARTDAWQLVYVRSGTIEERCDDRRVLLRAGGLLFHQPAETFGMRPVGEVPPDVLRLDFLCTQAGMDRFRGAVFHAEPQEQHDLNWLMDAVTEYFEPPDTLGQATVPKEEQPYGAQQQLAIHLENLLILLARRYKRARKPGVRLRRERRQTALVDAARTYFAKNLERELRVDEVCEAIGCTRPQLQAAFRTRLRHTAMEEFSAMRLDYAAQLLARGDTPGEVAERMGYRSGAYFSQKFKEATGNTPSAYRRLQQGLPARRLNRQQKDKDESKTSIAETPPKK, encoded by the coding sequence TTGCCGAACGAGGATTTTCCGCTGCGGGTGGACGGCGTGACCGCCGGTTGGGCGGCAGAACGCCGCCCCGAGGATGTGATCCCCGCCGCCCGGACCGACGCCTGGCAGCTGGTCTACGTGCGCAGCGGCACCATTGAGGAACGCTGCGACGACCGCCGTGTGCTGCTGCGGGCCGGCGGGCTTTTGTTCCACCAGCCGGCAGAGACCTTTGGCATGCGCCCGGTGGGCGAGGTGCCGCCCGATGTGCTGCGCCTGGATTTTTTGTGTACCCAGGCCGGGATGGACCGCTTTCGCGGTGCCGTTTTCCATGCCGAACCCCAGGAACAGCATGATTTAAACTGGTTGATGGACGCTGTAACGGAATATTTTGAGCCACCCGACACCCTGGGCCAGGCCACGGTCCCCAAAGAGGAACAGCCCTACGGAGCCCAGCAGCAGCTGGCCATCCATTTGGAAAACCTGCTGATCTTGCTGGCCCGGCGGTACAAGCGTGCCCGCAAGCCCGGCGTGCGCCTGCGGCGGGAGCGCCGCCAGACCGCCCTGGTGGACGCTGCCCGCACCTACTTTGCCAAAAACCTGGAGCGGGAGCTGCGGGTGGACGAGGTGTGCGAGGCCATCGGCTGCACCAGGCCGCAATTGCAGGCGGCCTTCCGCACCCGGCTGCGGCATACGGCTATGGAGGAATTCTCCGCCATGCGGCTGGACTACGCCGCTCAGCTGCTGGCCCGGGGCGATACCCCCGGCGAGGTGGCCGAGCGCATGGGCTACCGCAGCGGGGCCTACTTCAGCCAAAAATTCAAGGAGGCCACCGGCAACACCCCCAGCGCCTACCGCCGCCTGCAGCAGGGTTTGCCGGCCCGCCGCCTAAACAGGCAACAAAAAGACAAAGACGAATCGAAAACCTCTATTGCAGAAACACCGCCAAAAAAGTAA
- the scfA gene encoding six-cysteine ranthipeptide SCIFF — MKHIQTLETRDMAKSLLNGGCGECQTSCQSACKTSCGIANQPCEKTDK, encoded by the coding sequence ATGAAGCACATCCAGACTCTCGAGACCCGCGACATGGCTAAGAGCCTGCTGAACGGCGGCTGCGGCGAATGCCAGACTTCCTGCCAGAGCGCTTGCAAGACCAGCTGCGGCATTGCCAACCAGCCTTGCGAGAAGACCGACAAGTAA
- a CDS encoding sodium-dependent transporter, with product MENRERLGSRLGFIMLSAGCAIGCGNVWKFPWMCGRNGGGSFMLLYILCLLVLGLPVMVMEFSVGRAAQASPIYMYQRLEKPGHKWGVFGVFSLIGNIALMAFYTVVTGWIFYYFVKFLTGSNADFGFAQMIADPKVNVTYLFITVLVAFLILSCNLQGGLEQVTKGMMIALLVLMLVLAVHSLTFAGAAEGLRFYLVPDFSAIDGSVVVAAMNQAFFSLSVGMGGMAIFGSYIGKDHSLVGESLHVIFLDTFVAVLAGIIIFPACFTYDLEVTAGPSLLFDTMASVFTHIPGGRWWGALFFLFMVFAALSTVLGVCENILAMIRELTGWSRPKGCAVCGVGIFALALTTALGYSVLHFQPFAPGTAWLDFWDFVVSNNVLPLGSLVLALFCCNRFGWGWDNFVAEANTGKGLKVRPWMKPIFRYFVPAAILFIYLYGMFTFTWR from the coding sequence ATGGAAAATCGTGAACGTCTTGGCAGCCGCTTAGGCTTTATCATGCTGTCGGCCGGGTGTGCCATCGGCTGCGGCAATGTATGGAAGTTCCCCTGGATGTGCGGGCGCAACGGCGGCGGCAGCTTTATGCTGCTGTACATCCTCTGCCTGCTGGTGCTGGGCCTGCCCGTTATGGTGATGGAGTTTTCCGTGGGCCGCGCCGCCCAGGCTAGCCCCATCTATATGTACCAGCGGCTGGAAAAGCCCGGCCACAAGTGGGGCGTGTTCGGCGTGTTCAGCCTCATCGGCAACATTGCGTTGATGGCCTTTTACACGGTGGTCACGGGGTGGATCTTCTACTATTTTGTAAAATTTCTCACCGGCAGCAACGCCGATTTTGGCTTTGCCCAAATGATCGCAGACCCAAAGGTCAACGTAACCTATCTTTTTATCACAGTGCTGGTGGCATTTTTGATTTTAAGCTGCAACCTGCAGGGCGGGCTGGAGCAGGTGACCAAGGGCATGATGATCGCCCTGCTGGTGCTGATGCTGGTGCTGGCAGTCCACAGCCTGACCTTTGCCGGTGCGGCCGAAGGGCTGCGCTTTTACCTGGTGCCGGACTTTTCTGCTATCGACGGCTCGGTGGTGGTAGCCGCCATGAACCAGGCGTTTTTCTCGCTGTCCGTCGGCATGGGCGGCATGGCCATCTTCGGCAGTTACATCGGCAAAGACCACAGCCTGGTGGGCGAATCGCTGCATGTCATCTTTCTGGACACCTTTGTAGCAGTGCTGGCAGGCATCATCATCTTCCCGGCCTGCTTCACCTACGATCTGGAAGTCACTGCCGGGCCAAGCCTGCTGTTTGACACGATGGCCAGTGTTTTTACCCACATACCGGGCGGGCGCTGGTGGGGCGCACTGTTCTTTCTGTTTATGGTATTTGCGGCGCTTTCTACCGTGCTGGGCGTCTGCGAGAATATTTTAGCCATGATCCGGGAGCTGACCGGCTGGTCCCGCCCCAAGGGCTGCGCCGTCTGCGGCGTGGGTATTTTTGCCCTGGCGCTGACGACGGCCCTGGGCTACAGCGTACTGCACTTCCAGCCTTTCGCCCCCGGCACCGCCTGGCTGGACTTTTGGGATTTTGTTGTATCCAACAATGTGCTGCCGCTGGGCAGCCTGGTACTGGCATTGTTCTGCTGCAACCGTTTTGGTTGGGGATGGGACAATTTTGTTGCCGAAGCCAACACCGGCAAGGGCCTGAAAGTGCGCCCCTGGATGAAGCCCATCTTCCGCTATTTTGTACCTGCGGCGATCCTGTTCATCTATCTGTATGGGATGTTCACCTTTACCTGGCGGTAA
- a CDS encoding aminotransferase class I/II-fold pyridoxal phosphate-dependent enzyme translates to MADSILQHQLEKLAADRYPLHMPGHKRHLAPAPGLSCYAWDITEIDGADDLHEADGILADAMARTAALYGARRCWYLVGGSTVGLLAGIRTLAPFGSEVIAARNCHKAVYHAIELGRLTAHYLPPPVDTAFGVYGSVPPAAVEAALTAHPQAKCVILTSPTYEGVLSDIASIAAICHAHNVPLLVDEAHGAHYLPFAARYGWQGGAVAAGADLVVQSAHKTLPSLTQTAFLQLNGGLADPDEVERQLDVFETSSPSYPLLVSLDGCTDWLAADGPAAFARWRDRLERFSAAVADLHNIKVMCFGQDALADHPDFFAHDSGKILLQIGAEGAAFLRASGFEPEMVCGPNVLAMTSPCDNTHALDRLAEVLHHWDDSPSRIAPAPPAHLLPAPGNTACTIAEALLRPARQIPMTIADACGETAAEYIWAYPPGVPLVAPGETITPEFLASCRELEAAGTRLHHSRCKDATCIAVL, encoded by the coding sequence ATGGCAGATTCGATTTTACAGCACCAGCTGGAAAAGCTGGCGGCGGACCGCTACCCCCTGCACATGCCGGGGCATAAGCGCCACCTGGCCCCCGCCCCCGGCCTGAGCTGCTATGCCTGGGACATAACCGAGATCGACGGGGCCGACGACCTGCACGAGGCCGACGGCATTTTAGCCGACGCCATGGCCCGCACAGCCGCGCTGTACGGTGCCCGCCGGTGCTGGTATCTGGTGGGCGGCAGCACCGTGGGCCTGCTGGCGGGCATCCGCACGCTGGCTCCCTTCGGCAGCGAGGTCATCGCGGCCCGCAACTGCCACAAGGCCGTGTACCATGCCATCGAGCTGGGGCGCCTGACTGCCCACTATCTGCCCCCGCCGGTGGATACCGCCTTTGGCGTGTACGGCAGTGTGCCGCCCGCCGCGGTGGAAGCGGCGCTGACCGCCCATCCGCAGGCAAAATGCGTAATTTTGACCAGCCCGACTTACGAGGGCGTTTTGAGCGATATTGCGTCCATTGCCGCCATTTGCCATGCTCACAATGTGCCGCTTTTGGTGGACGAAGCCCACGGGGCACACTACCTGCCCTTTGCCGCCCGGTACGGCTGGCAGGGCGGCGCGGTAGCCGCCGGAGCAGATTTGGTGGTGCAGAGCGCCCACAAAACCCTGCCCAGTCTGACCCAGACGGCCTTTTTGCAGCTGAACGGCGGCCTGGCCGACCCCGACGAGGTGGAGCGGCAGCTGGATGTGTTTGAGACAAGCTCCCCCAGCTACCCGCTGCTGGTCAGCCTGGACGGCTGCACCGACTGGCTGGCCGCCGACGGCCCCGCCGCCTTTGCCCGCTGGCGGGACCGGCTGGAGCGGTTTTCTGCCGCCGTGGCCGATCTGCACAATATAAAAGTCATGTGCTTTGGGCAGGATGCGCTGGCTGACCACCCGGATTTTTTTGCCCATGACAGCGGCAAAATTTTGCTGCAGATCGGGGCCGAGGGCGCGGCGTTTTTGCGGGCCAGCGGCTTTGAGCCGGAGATGGTCTGCGGCCCGAACGTGCTGGCCATGACCAGCCCCTGCGACAACACCCACGCGCTGGACCGCCTGGCCGAGGTGCTGCACCACTGGGATGATTCTCCATCCCGGATCGCCCCTGCGCCCCCCGCGCACCTGCTGCCCGCCCCGGGAAACACCGCGTGTACAATTGCCGAAGCCCTGCTGCGGCCTGCGCGGCAAATTCCAATGACGATCGCTGATGCCTGCGGGGAGACGGCGGCGGAGTATATCTGGGCCTACCCCCCGGGTGTGCCGCTGGTAGCCCCGGGCGAGACGATTACCCCGGAGTTTTTGGCGTCCTGCCGCGAGTTGGAGGCTGCCGGGACGAGGTTACACCACAGCAGATGCAAAGATGCAACGTGCATTGCTGTTTTGTAG
- a CDS encoding SMC family ATPase — MKPLHLTLNAFGPYAGRTDLDLSVFGGSGLFLIGGDTGAGKTALFDAITFALYGETTGENRKTTMLRSDFAAPEAETYVELTFTHRGRSYTVRRWPDQQRAAKRGSGFVKSPAKAELIREPDEPVSGASAVTAAITKLLGIDARQFAQVSMLAQNDFTRLLNAPSADRAAILRQIFDTADHQRLGQAAVQHAREAEDACRRLDDTLLMQIGSLMGSGADEDTASQLEKLQADRDPYAAGAAADLGKSLLEFDEANEKRQQNIVNDLDEKIARGDAGVKIAEERAARRQKLAGLIEEEKRAAEVERQINAMLAELQTRSDALKKTIADTEATRAALGQSDAEQLKIEHRIELAEGLTATCATLLQDLDKAKAAKADAEEKQHAYAEAQAALDELETAHIAMQRQLNANRAGLLAQELVDGQPCPVCGAVHHPHPAALPQDHVTEKALEDHEKTLTAQRRKTADASRAAGDAAAHAAELRATLLREADAFFARRGARYEGKPAAELTPDELWDTLLAQQKSLADGLAGLQADHKKFKQQADKARALADQLDNLNRQLAGLEKQAFAATRKSANAKAGHAAAAARVQQMQETMPKREDPDTLPKLQAALSRLRADRATAMAARDAAVHRLHTNRAALAGLDKTMRQSAAARDKRAMWDNLSKTINGNLAGKVKLPFEQYVQAFYFDGVVEAANLRFTRMTDGQYRLLRRKSEAVGGKTALDLDVFDAYTGKTRPVGSLSGGESFMAALCLALGISDTIQQNAGGVTIETLFIDEGFGSLDADALEKAVDTLAGLAGGDKLIGVISHVEALQDRLTRQVRVTKTRAGSKAEIVVE, encoded by the coding sequence ATGAAACCCCTGCACCTGACCCTGAACGCCTTTGGCCCCTACGCCGGGCGCACCGACCTGGACCTGTCGGTCTTTGGCGGCAGCGGCCTGTTTCTGATCGGCGGCGACACCGGCGCGGGCAAGACCGCCCTGTTTGACGCAATCACCTTTGCCCTGTACGGCGAGACCACCGGCGAGAACCGCAAAACCACGATGCTGCGCAGTGATTTTGCCGCGCCCGAAGCCGAAACCTACGTGGAGCTGACCTTTACCCACCGGGGCCGCAGCTACACCGTGCGCCGCTGGCCGGACCAGCAGCGGGCCGCCAAGCGTGGCAGCGGCTTTGTGAAAAGCCCCGCCAAGGCGGAACTCATCCGTGAGCCGGACGAGCCGGTGAGCGGTGCCTCCGCCGTGACCGCCGCCATCACCAAGCTGCTGGGCATTGACGCCAGGCAGTTTGCCCAGGTGTCCATGCTGGCGCAGAACGACTTTACCAGGCTGCTCAATGCGCCATCCGCCGACCGCGCCGCCATTCTGCGCCAGATTTTTGACACTGCCGACCACCAGCGTTTAGGCCAGGCCGCCGTGCAGCATGCCCGCGAAGCCGAGGATGCCTGCCGCCGTCTGGATGACACCCTGCTTATGCAGATCGGCAGCCTGATGGGCAGCGGCGCCGACGAGGACACCGCCAGCCAGCTGGAAAAATTGCAGGCCGACCGCGACCCCTACGCCGCCGGTGCGGCCGCCGATCTGGGCAAGAGCCTGCTGGAATTTGACGAGGCCAACGAGAAGCGCCAGCAGAACATCGTGAACGACCTGGACGAGAAGATTGCCCGGGGCGACGCCGGTGTAAAAATTGCCGAGGAACGCGCTGCCCGCCGCCAGAAGCTGGCCGGGCTGATCGAAGAAGAAAAGCGCGCCGCCGAGGTGGAGCGCCAGATCAACGCCATGCTGGCCGAGCTGCAGACCCGCAGCGACGCACTGAAAAAGACCATCGCCGACACCGAGGCCACCCGCGCCGCCCTGGGCCAGAGCGACGCCGAGCAGCTGAAGATCGAGCACCGTATCGAGCTGGCCGAGGGTCTGACCGCCACCTGCGCCACCCTGCTGCAGGATCTGGACAAAGCCAAAGCTGCCAAGGCCGACGCCGAAGAAAAACAGCATGCCTACGCCGAAGCCCAGGCTGCTTTGGATGAGTTGGAGACCGCCCACATCGCCATGCAGCGCCAGCTGAACGCCAACCGCGCGGGTCTGCTGGCCCAAGAGCTGGTGGACGGCCAGCCCTGCCCGGTGTGCGGTGCAGTGCATCACCCGCACCCCGCCGCCCTGCCCCAGGACCACGTAACCGAAAAAGCGCTGGAGGACCACGAAAAGACCCTGACCGCCCAGCGCCGCAAAACCGCCGACGCCAGCCGCGCCGCCGGTGACGCTGCCGCCCATGCGGCGGAGTTGCGGGCCACCCTGCTGCGGGAGGCCGATGCCTTTTTTGCCCGCCGGGGTGCCCGATATGAGGGCAAGCCCGCCGCCGAGCTGACCCCCGACGAACTGTGGGACACCCTGCTGGCCCAGCAGAAGAGCCTGGCCGACGGCCTGGCCGGATTGCAGGCCGACCACAAAAAGTTCAAGCAGCAGGCCGACAAGGCCCGCGCCCTGGCGGACCAGCTGGACAACCTGAACCGCCAGCTGGCGGGCCTGGAAAAGCAGGCCTTTGCCGCCACCCGCAAGAGCGCCAACGCCAAGGCGGGCCACGCCGCTGCCGCCGCCCGCGTGCAGCAGATGCAGGAGACGATGCCCAAGCGGGAGGACCCCGACACCCTGCCCAAGCTGCAGGCCGCACTCTCCCGCCTGCGGGCGGACCGTGCCACCGCCATGGCTGCCCGGGACGCCGCCGTGCACCGCCTGCACACCAACCGCGCCGCGCTGGCCGGGCTGGACAAGACGATGCGCCAGAGCGCTGCCGCCCGGGACAAGCGCGCCATGTGGGACAACCTTTCCAAAACCATCAACGGCAATCTGGCCGGCAAGGTCAAGCTGCCCTTCGAACAGTACGTACAAGCGTTCTATTTTGACGGTGTTGTCGAGGCCGCCAACCTGCGCTTTACCCGCATGACCGACGGCCAGTACCGCCTGCTGCGCCGCAAAAGCGAGGCCGTGGGCGGCAAGACCGCCCTGGACCTGGACGTGTTCGACGCTTACACGGGCAAGACCCGCCCCGTGGGCAGCCTGTCCGGCGGCGAAAGCTTTATGGCCGCCCTCTGCCTGGCGCTGGGCATCAGCGATACCATCCAGCAGAACGCGGGCGGCGTGACCATTGAAACGCTTTTTATCGACGAGGGCTTCGGCTCGCTGGACGCCGACGCGCTGGAGAAAGCCGTGGATACGCTGGCCGGGCTGGCGGGCGGCGACAAGCTGATCGGTGTCATCTCCCATGTGGAAGCCTTACAGGACCGCCTGACCCGCCAGGTGCGCGTGACCAAGACCCGCGCCGGCAGCAAGGCCGAGATCGTGGTGGAGTGA
- the scfB gene encoding thioether cross-link-forming SCIFF peptide maturase translates to MIHQYKLSGYNIVLDVYSGSVHAVDDVAYDAIALIDQGLTREAATAQLEQKYRDRADVTPADISDCFDDIEELTAAGQLFAPDAYADHAFDFKNRSNVVKALCLHVAHTCNLNCSYCFAAQGKFHGEAGLMSFETGKRALDFLIEHSGTRRNLEVDFFGGEPLMNFEVCKQLVAYARSIEKEHNKNFRFTMTTNGIGITDEVIDWCNKECHNVVLSLDGRKEVNDRFRVDLAGNGSYDRIVPKFQKLVKARGGQGYYMRGTFTHHNVDFTKDLFHMADDLGFTELSMEPVVAAPDSPEALTEEDLPKLFDQYELLANDMLRRQKAGKPITFYHYILDLKHGPCIYKRISGCGSGTEYMAVTPWGDLYPCHQFVGDPNYKLGNVWDGVTNTALRDEFKLCNVYARPDCKDCWARLYCAGGCAANALHATGDIHGTYEYGCKVFRKRMECALMMQVAQRLDPELAKNAVKFESDCDGCGEGNDGACEK, encoded by the coding sequence ATGATTCATCAGTATAAACTCAGCGGCTACAACATTGTTTTGGACGTGTACAGCGGCAGCGTGCATGCCGTAGACGATGTTGCCTACGATGCCATCGCCCTGATCGACCAGGGGTTGACCCGCGAAGCCGCCACCGCCCAGCTGGAGCAGAAATACCGTGACCGCGCTGATGTCACCCCCGCCGACATCAGCGATTGCTTTGACGACATTGAGGAGCTGACCGCTGCCGGGCAGCTGTTTGCCCCCGACGCCTATGCCGACCATGCGTTCGACTTCAAGAACCGCTCCAACGTCGTCAAGGCGCTGTGCCTGCATGTGGCCCACACTTGCAACCTGAACTGCAGTTATTGCTTCGCCGCCCAGGGCAAGTTCCACGGTGAGGCCGGCCTGATGAGCTTTGAGACCGGCAAACGTGCGCTGGATTTCCTGATCGAGCACAGCGGCACCCGCCGCAACCTGGAAGTCGACTTCTTCGGCGGCGAACCGCTGATGAACTTTGAGGTGTGCAAGCAGCTGGTCGCCTATGCCCGCAGCATCGAGAAAGAGCACAACAAAAACTTCCGCTTTACCATGACCACCAACGGCATCGGCATCACCGATGAGGTCATCGACTGGTGCAACAAGGAATGTCACAACGTGGTGCTGTCTCTGGACGGCCGCAAGGAAGTCAACGACCGGTTCCGCGTGGACCTGGCCGGCAACGGCAGCTACGACCGCATCGTGCCCAAGTTCCAAAAACTGGTCAAGGCACGCGGCGGCCAGGGCTACTATATGCGCGGCACCTTTACGCATCACAACGTTGATTTTACCAAGGACCTGTTCCACATGGCCGACGACCTCGGCTTTACCGAGCTGTCCATGGAGCCGGTCGTAGCCGCGCCGGATTCCCCCGAGGCCCTGACCGAGGAGGATCTGCCCAAGCTGTTTGACCAGTACGAGCTGCTGGCCAACGACATGCTGCGCCGCCAGAAGGCCGGCAAGCCCATCACGTTCTACCATTATATCCTGGACCTGAAGCACGGCCCCTGCATCTACAAGCGCATCTCCGGCTGCGGTTCCGGCACCGAGTACATGGCCGTGACCCCCTGGGGCGACCTGTACCCCTGCCACCAGTTCGTGGGCGACCCCAACTACAAACTGGGCAACGTGTGGGACGGCGTGACCAACACCGCACTGCGGGATGAGTTCAAGCTATGCAACGTGTATGCCCGCCCGGATTGCAAGGATTGCTGGGCCCGCCTGTACTGCGCAGGCGGCTGCGCGGCCAACGCCCTGCACGCCACCGGCGACATCCACGGCACCTATGAGTACGGATGCAAGGTGTTCCGCAAGCGCATGGAGTGCGCCCTGATGATGCAGGTCGCCCAGCGCCTGGACCCCGAACTTGCCAAGAACGCCGTGAAATTTGAGAGCGACTGCGACGGCTGCGGTGAGGGAAATGACGGGGCCTGCGAGAAGTAA
- the galE gene encoding UDP-glucose 4-epimerase GalE, producing MAILVSGGAGYIGSHTCVELLAAGYDIVVADNYYNSCPEALARVKKIAGKDFRFVEADMTDKAAVEKIFAENEDIDCVIQFAAYKAVGESVSKPIEYYSNNLACTLNILDVMRRHNCHNIIFSSSATVYGDPASVPIREDFPVGGTTNPYGTTKVFTERILTDCCKADPELNVALLRYFNPIGAHPSGLIGEDPNGIPNNLVPYIAKVAVGKLEKVHVFGNDYPTPDGTGVRDYIHVVDLARGHVAAIKKLEEKPGLFICNLGTGHGYSVLDVIHAFSKACGKELPYVIDPRRPGDIAECWCDPSKAKRELGWEAQYGIEEMCAHSWNWQSHNPDGYKTAK from the coding sequence ATGGCAATTTTGGTAAGCGGTGGCGCCGGTTACATCGGCAGCCACACCTGCGTGGAACTTCTGGCCGCCGGGTATGATATCGTCGTGGCCGATAACTACTACAACTCCTGCCCCGAGGCCCTGGCCCGCGTGAAAAAGATCGCCGGCAAGGACTTCCGCTTTGTCGAGGCCGACATGACCGACAAGGCCGCCGTCGAAAAGATCTTCGCCGAGAACGAGGACATCGACTGCGTCATCCAGTTTGCCGCTTACAAGGCAGTGGGCGAGAGCGTCTCCAAGCCCATCGAGTACTATTCCAACAACCTGGCCTGCACGCTGAATATTCTGGATGTTATGCGCCGCCACAACTGCCATAACATCATCTTCTCCTCCTCCGCTACCGTCTACGGCGACCCCGCCAGCGTGCCCATCCGCGAGGATTTCCCCGTGGGCGGCACCACCAACCCCTACGGCACCACTAAGGTCTTTACCGAGCGCATCCTGACCGACTGCTGCAAGGCTGACCCTGAACTGAATGTTGCGCTGCTGCGTTACTTTAACCCCATCGGCGCCCATCCGTCGGGCCTCATCGGCGAGGACCCCAACGGCATCCCCAACAACCTGGTGCCCTACATTGCCAAGGTGGCGGTCGGCAAGCTGGAGAAGGTCCACGTCTTTGGCAACGATTATCCCACCCCGGACGGCACCGGCGTGCGTGACTACATTCACGTTGTCGACCTGGCCCGCGGCCATGTGGCTGCCATCAAGAAGCTGGAGGAAAAGCCCGGCCTGTTCATCTGCAACCTGGGCACCGGTCACGGCTACAGCGTGCTGGACGTCATCCATGCCTTCAGCAAGGCCTGCGGCAAGGAACTCCCCTACGTCATCGACCCGCGCCGCCCCGGCGACATTGCCGAGTGCTGGTGTGATCCCAGCAAGGCCAAGCGTGAGCTGGGCTGGGAGGCCCAGTACGGCATCGAGGAGATGTGCGCCCACAGCTGGAACTGGCAGAGCCACAACCCCGACGGCTACAAGACCGCCAAATAA